A single window of Venturia canescens isolate UGA chromosome 3, ASM1945775v1, whole genome shotgun sequence DNA harbors:
- the LOC122407614 gene encoding WD repeat-containing protein 36 produces MSQSKIFLKNRALGYVSNHIPLVTRYIQRRKENLIVTCVGRSFHTYGCSHFTLLSVSGTHPGDITCLAADTYHIYTASENNVYAWRRGTELKHTYKGHDCPVHLLLPFGAHLISVDENSNIKIWDIKTEEIFLELNFGNEIFKITTILHPNTYINKILLGSEQGSLQLWNIKTTKVIYTFKGWSSPITALEQAPALDVAAIGLANGRIKLHNLRMDETIFELIQDWGFVTSISFRTDGNPIMATGTMAGHVLFWNLEERRIESQITSAHFAAIAGLKCLPNEPLVVSSSPDNSLKLWIFDQTDGGARLLRIREGHAEPPTSVRFYGADGHNILTAGRDSSLRIFSTITETFNKSLGRASFNRKSSKKKGRLIEDPMIMPPIVELAAETTREKEWDNIAAAHLGLGVVTTWSYDKLKMGEHKLITEYIRNHKNATATCLCITQCGNFVVVGYNIGNIERFNIQSGIHRASYGLESNRHKGSVRGVIVDSLNQVVLSAGEDALLKFWPFKPSRDHNPRAVLDVKEPVKWLRSHRENSLIALALDDFSLVLVDIDTRVLVRRFEGHRGYLTDATFSPDARWLVTASMDCTVKTWDIPSGQLVDAFKVPEACISLHFSPTGEFLVTAHVCNLGIHLWSNKTLYSHVSLKAISPNAPVPMIGLPRSTKEIDLESDLEELSVIEKEDENEEKYVSPEQLDADLITMSSLANSRWQNLLNIDIVKKRNKPKEAPKAPESAPFFLPTIPALNIQFDISQEKFQDSSNKILVHPDFQNLTQFGTLLRESMENEDFSKAFKKLKSLGPSAIDFEIQSLSLDETYFQLLALQFMKMIKNTMESKKDFELCQAYLSIFLKIHGSSIAENKQLWKYLPELQQEQSKSWITLREKLFYNLSVVQHLKKM; encoded by the exons ATGTCGCAAAGtaaaatattcttgaaaaatcgggCTCTTGGTTATGTGAGCAATCATATACCGCTTGTTACGAGATACATTCAACGCAGAAAAGAAAATCTTATTGTAACATGCGTCGGCAGATCTTTTCACACTTACGGATGTTCACATTTTACGCTTCTTAGTGTTTCTGGCACTCATCCTGGTGATATAACCTGTTTAGCCGCAGATACTTATCACATTTATACAGCCAGTGAAAACAATGTTTATGCTTGGCGGAGAGGAACCGAGCTCAAACACACTTACAAAGGGCACGACTGTCCAGTTCATCTTTTATTACCGTTCGGAGCACACTTGATTTCTGTGGATGAGAACAGCAACATTAAG ATATGGGACATAAAAACAGAGGAAATCTTTTTGgaattgaattttggaaatgaaattttcaaaataacaacAATATTACATCCAAACACGTACATCAACAAAATTCTACTCGGAAGTGAGCAGGGTAGTTTACAGCTATGGAACATAAAAACAACAAAGGTGATATATACATTCAAAggttggtcatcaccgataacAGCTTTGGAGCAGGCCCCAGCATTAGATGTGGCCGCTATAGGATTGGCAAATGGGAGAATAAAATTACACAATCTTCGAATGGACGAAACCATATTTGAGTTGATACAAGATTGGGGCTTCGTGACATCGATATCATTTCGCACCGATGGAAATCCTATAATGGCTACAGGAACGATGGCTGGTCATGTATTATTTTGGAATTTAGAGGAGAGAAGGATTGAGAGCCAAATAACATCAGCACATTTCGCAGCAATAGCGGGCTTGAAATGTTTGCCAAATGAACCACTTGTGGTCTCTTCCTCACCGGACAATAGTTTAAAATTATGGATCTTCGATCAAACTGATGGTGGCGCAAGATTGTTGAGGATAAGAGAAGGTCATGCTGAGCCACCTACTTCTGTGAGGTTTTACGGTGCGGATGGTCACAATATTTTAACAGCAGGAAGAGATTCTTCTCTAAGGATATTCTCCACCATAACTGAAACATTCAACAAGAGCCTGGGTAGAGCCTCATTTAACAGAAAATCTTCTAAGAAAAAAGGCCGATTGATCGAAGATCCTATGATTATGCCGCCGATAGTAGAGCTTGCTGCTGAAACAACCAGGGAGAAAGAATGGGACAACATAGCTGCTGCTCATCTAGGATTAGGAGTCGTTACCACTTGGTCTTACGACAAATTAAAAATGGGTGAACATAAGCTCATCACTGAATATATACGTAACCATAAAAACGCCACAGCCACCTGCCTGTGCATTACTCAATGTGgaaattttgttgttgttggttATAACATTGGGAATATTGAGAGATTCAATATTCAATCTGGAATTCATAGAGCCAGTTATGGCCTTGAGAGTAATCGACACAAAGGTTCTGTTCGAGGCGTGATCGTTGACTCGCTTAATCAAGTTGTTCTCTCCGCTGGAGAAGATGCTCTTCTCAAATTTTGGCCATTCAAGCCTTCGAGAGATCATAATCCCAGAGCTGTTCTTGATGTCAAAGAACCTGTCAAGTGGCTCAGAAGCCACAGAGAGAATTCGCTCATTGCTTTAGCTCTCGATGATTTCAGTCTGGTTCTTGTTGACATTGACACCAGGGTTCTCGTTAGAAGATTTGAAGGCCACAGAGGATATCTTACTGATGCTACTTTCAGCCCTGACGCCAGGTGGCTTGTCACAGCTTCAATGGATTGTACTGTCAAAACTTGGGACATTCCTTCGGGTCAGCTCGTCGATGCCTTCAAG gTACCTGAGGCTTGTATTTCACTGCACTTCTCACCAACTGGAGAATTTCTTGTGACCGCACATGTGTGCAATTTGGGAATTCATCTCTGGTCAAACAAAACTTTATACTCTCACGTTTCTCTGAAAGCCATATCGCCGAATGCGCCAGTACCAATGATAGGACTTCCGAGGTCTACGAAAGAAATCGATTTGGAGAGCGATTTGGAAGAACTATCGGTGATCGAAAAGGAAGACGAGAATGAGGAAAAATACGTTTCACCTGAGCAGCTGGATGCTGATTTAATAACAATGTCATCATTGGCAAATTCGCGCTGGCAAAATTTGCTGAACATTGATATAGTGAAAAAGCGAAACAAGCCAAAAGAGGCACCGAAAGCACCGGAATCAGCGCCTTTCTTTCTTCCCACGATTCCAGCTTTGAATATACAATTTGATATCTCGCAAGAAAAATTCCAGGATTCGAGCAACAAAATTCTCGTACACCcggattttcaaaatcttaCACAGTTTGGAACACTTCTACGCGAGTCCATGGAgaacgaagatttttcaaaagcaTTTAAGAAACTGAAATCGTTAGGACCGAGTGCCATTGACttcgaaattcaatcgttGTCATTGGATGAAACGTATTTCCAATTGCTTGCATTACAGTTtatgaaaatgattaaaaacaCCATGGAAAGCAAGAAAGACTTTGAACTGTGCCAAGCTtatctttcgatatttttgaaaattcatggtAGCTCTATCGCCGAAAATAAACAGTTGTGGAAATATCTGCCAGAGTTGCAGCAAGAGCAATCAAAAAGTTGGATCACGTTGcgcgaaaaattattttacaatttgAGTGTGGtacaacatttgaaaaaaatgtaa
- the pit gene encoding probable ATP-dependent RNA helicase pitchoune, with translation MSVPDKVLMRKIKKREKNKLKVLQKREQPETSESIANATIKEKTDEGPVRKKRKKIQVPEPVTEEGPNESVSSNEDSGIEEQASNGNVRSDVSKGLPGSAVGLEVMKTASFSTLKDTVCENTLKAIVEMGFENMTEIQARSIPPLLEGRDLVGAAKTGSGKTLAFLIPAVELIYKLKFMPRNGTGCIIISPTRELSMQTFGVLKELMKYHYHTYGLLMGGASRQTEAQKLAKGVNIIVATPGRLLDHLQNTPDFLYKNLQCLIIDEADRILDIGFEEELKQIVNILPKKRQTMLFSATQTKKTEALTSLALKKEPVYVGVDDEEEKATVEGLEQGYVVCPSEKRFLLLFTFLKKNRKKKVMVFFSSCMSVKYHHELLNYIDLPVMSIHGKQKQTKRTTTFFQFCNATSGILLCTDVAARGLDIPDVDWIVQYDPPDDPKEYIHRVGRTARGQGSSGHALLILRPEELGFLRYLKQARVPVNEFDFTWNKIADIQLQLEKLISKNYFLNMSAKEALKAYVRAYDSHHLKQIFDVETLDLVKVGKSFGFTVPPAVDLKVGVSKDSRPRKRLGGGGYGYFKNMNNSSGGKQIERSKTFRQVGKRNKDSRQFAR, from the exons atgtcggtACCGGACAAAGTgttgatgagaaaaatcaaaaaaagggagaaaaataaattgaaagtaTTACAAAAACGGGAGCAACCAGAAACATCCG AATCAATTGCGAATGCAACAATCAAGGAGAAAACAGATGAAGGACCTGTCAGGA aaaagagaaaaaagattcaagtTCCAGAACCTGTGACAGAGGAAGGACCCAACGAGTCAGTCAGTAGTAACGAGGACAGTGGAATCGAAGAACAAGCTAGCAATGGAAATGTCAGATCCGATGTGTCAAAAGGCT TGCCAGGATCGGCTGTGGGACTAGAAGTTATGAAAACTGCATCATTTTCGACTTTGAAGGACACAGTATGCGAGAATACGTTAAAAGCCATTGTGGAGATGGGTTTTGAAAACATGACTGAAATTCAAGCTCGTTCGATACCTCCGCTTTTAGAAGGTAGAGATTTGGTTGGAGCAGCTAAAACCGGGTCAGGAAAAACATTGGCTTTCCTCATACCAGCGGTGGAATtgatttataaattaaaatttatgcCTCGCAATGGTACAGGCTGTATCATAATATCTCCGACTCGTGAATTGTCAATGCAAACGTTTGGGGTTCTGAAAGAACTCATGAAATACCATTATCACACTTATGGGCTGTTGATGGGTGGTGCAAGTCGACAAACAGAGGCACAGAAATTAGCAAAGGGTGTAAATATCATTGTTGCCACCCCTGGACGATTACTCGACCATTTGCAAAATACTCCAGACTTTCTGTACAAGAATCTTCAGTGTCTGATCATCGACGAAGCTGATCGGATTTTGGATATTGGTTTCGAAGAGGAGCTCAAACAAATCGTCAATATTTTACCGA aaaaaCGGCAAACGATGTTGTTCAGCGCGACCCAAACGAAAAAGACGGAAGCTCTAACATCATTGGCACTCAAGAAAGAACCAGTTTACGTCGGCGTCGACgacgaagaggaaaaagcTACGGTCGAAGGTCTGGAACAAGGTTACGTCGTTTGTCCCAGCGAGAAAaggtttcttcttcttttcacCTTCCTGAAGAAAAATCGCAAGAAAAAGGTCATGGTTTTCTTCAGCTCTTGCATGTCCGTTAAATACCATCACGAGCTTCTCAATTACATCGATTTGCCGGTCATGAGTATACAC GGAAagcaaaaacaaacgaaacgaACGACAACTTTCTTCCAATTTTGTAACGCAACTTCCGGCATATTATTGTGTACGGACGTGGCTGCGAGAGGTTTGGACATTCCagacgtcgattggattgtACAGTACGATCCTCCGGACGACCCTAAAGAGTACATTCATCGTGTCGGTCGTACCGCACGTGGCCAAGGCAGCAGTGGTCACGCTCTTCTCATTCTCCGACCCGAGGAGCTCGGTTTTCTTCGTTATCTCAAACAAGCTCGCGTTCCCGTAAACGAGTTCGATTTCACCTGGAATAAAATAGCTGACATACAGCTTCAA CTCGAGAAATTGATTTCCAAGAATTATTTCCTCAACATGTCAGCCAAGGAAGCTCTCAAAGCATACGTAAGAGCTTACGATTCTCACCATCTGAAGCAAATATTCGACGTTGAGACCTTGGATCTCGTCAAGGTGGGCAAATCATTCGGATTCACGGTGCCTCCTGCCGTCGATTTGA